In one Gadus morhua chromosome 7, gadMor3.0, whole genome shotgun sequence genomic region, the following are encoded:
- the LOC115547007 gene encoding mitochondrial fission factor isoform X3 — MASFSPYLAEAMHVPGRDRGFSESINHNMQVPDRLAVGGGQPSARGREEEAESRRRSKEPPASYNMHIPDRLTYTEAPDLSPRPQFTSSKPANSPPPTLETCWEHQTYREGEFFHGEPLHSPMRRSYSDQGLGRTPPGTPTHLKHVGALHVHLASPFNYPETPARVRPAAEASGPVNKGVSRKRATESWSQDDEGGAVVEFIVLRRQVLKMSRRLAGLERQNTERRNTEALLFSLLLSACLLNGWLWIRR, encoded by the exons ATGGCATCCTTCTCCCCGTACCTGGCGGAGGCCATGCACGTTCCAGGCCGGGACCGGGGCTTCTCCGAGTCCATCAACCACAACATGCAGGTCCCAGACCGCCTGGCCGTAGGGGGCGGCCAACCCAGCGCCCGGGGGCGAGAGGAGGAAGCAGAGTCCAGGAGGAGGTCCAAGGAGCCTCCGGCGTCCTACAACATGCACATTCCTGATAGGCTGACGTACACAG AAGCCCCTGATTTGAGTCCCAGGCCGCAGTTTACGTCGTCCAAGCCGGCAAACTCCCCCCCGCCAACCCTGGAGACATGCTGGGAACACCAGACCTACCGCGAGGGGGAGTTCTTCCACGGAGAACCCCTGCAT AGTCCGATGAGGCGGTCGTACAGCGACCAGGGCCTAGGTAGGACGCCGCCCGGGACGCCAACTCACCTCAAACACGTCGGGGCGCTGCACGTGCACCTGGCCAGCCC GTTTAATTACCCAGAAACCCCAGCGCGGGTGAGGCCAGCGGCCGAGGCTTCAGGTCCGGTAAACAAGGGCGTGTCCAGGAAAAG agccacGGAGAGCTGGAGTCAGGACGATGAGGGCGGGGCCGTGGTGGAGTTCATCGTCCTCAGGAGACAG GTCCTGAAGATGAGCCGACGACTGGCCGGCCTGGAGCGGCAGAACACTGAGCGGAGGAACACAGAGGCGCTGCtcttctccctgctcctctcggCCTGTCTGCTCAACGGCTGGCTCTGGATCCGCAGATAA
- the LOC115547007 gene encoding mitochondrial fission factor isoform X1, with translation MASFSPYLAEAMHVPGRDRGFSESINHNMQVPDRLAVGGGQPSARGREEEAESRRRSKEPPASYNMHIPDRLTYTEAPDLSPRPQFTSSKPANSPPPTLETCWEHQTYREGEFFHGEPLHSPMRRSYSDQGLGRTPPGTPTHLKHVGALHVHLASPPRPGGSVCQYPAVPGPAMEVQALPEPPPGLLSPYPLLQGAWLLGQQASQRLLQAVGHKYRFNYPETPARVRPAAEASGPVNKGVSRKRATESWSQDDEGGAVVEFIVLRRQVLKMSRRLAGLERQNTERRNTEALLFSLLLSACLLNGWLWIRR, from the exons ATGGCATCCTTCTCCCCGTACCTGGCGGAGGCCATGCACGTTCCAGGCCGGGACCGGGGCTTCTCCGAGTCCATCAACCACAACATGCAGGTCCCAGACCGCCTGGCCGTAGGGGGCGGCCAACCCAGCGCCCGGGGGCGAGAGGAGGAAGCAGAGTCCAGGAGGAGGTCCAAGGAGCCTCCGGCGTCCTACAACATGCACATTCCTGATAGGCTGACGTACACAG AAGCCCCTGATTTGAGTCCCAGGCCGCAGTTTACGTCGTCCAAGCCGGCAAACTCCCCCCCGCCAACCCTGGAGACATGCTGGGAACACCAGACCTACCGCGAGGGGGAGTTCTTCCACGGAGAACCCCTGCAT AGTCCGATGAGGCGGTCGTACAGCGACCAGGGCCTAGGTAGGACGCCGCCCGGGACGCCAACTCACCTCAAACACGTCGGGGCGCTGCACGTGCACCTGGCCAGCCC tCCCCGACCCGGGGGGTCAGTCTGTCAGTACCCCGCGGTCCCCGGTCCTGCTATGGAGGTACAGGCTCtgccagagcccccccccggtCTCCTGTCCCCTTACCCTCTGCTGCAGGGGGCCTGGCTGCTGGGCCAGCAGGCCTCACAGCGCCTCCTGCAGGCCGTCGGCCACAAGTACAG GTTTAATTACCCAGAAACCCCAGCGCGGGTGAGGCCAGCGGCCGAGGCTTCAGGTCCGGTAAACAAGGGCGTGTCCAGGAAAAG agccacGGAGAGCTGGAGTCAGGACGATGAGGGCGGGGCCGTGGTGGAGTTCATCGTCCTCAGGAGACAG GTCCTGAAGATGAGCCGACGACTGGCCGGCCTGGAGCGGCAGAACACTGAGCGGAGGAACACAGAGGCGCTGCtcttctccctgctcctctcggCCTGTCTGCTCAACGGCTGGCTCTGGATCCGCAGATAA
- the LOC115547007 gene encoding mitochondrial fission factor isoform X4, with translation MASFSPYLAEAMHVPGRDRGFSESINHNMQVPDRLAVGGGQPSARGREEEAESRRRSKEPPASYNMHIPDRLTYTAPDLSPRPQFTSSKPANSPPPTLETCWEHQTYREGEFFHGEPLHSPMRRSYSDQGLGRTPPGTPTHLKHVGALHVHLASPFNYPETPARVRPAAEASGPVNKGVSRKRATESWSQDDEGGAVVEFIVLRRQVLKMSRRLAGLERQNTERRNTEALLFSLLLSACLLNGWLWIRR, from the exons ATGGCATCCTTCTCCCCGTACCTGGCGGAGGCCATGCACGTTCCAGGCCGGGACCGGGGCTTCTCCGAGTCCATCAACCACAACATGCAGGTCCCAGACCGCCTGGCCGTAGGGGGCGGCCAACCCAGCGCCCGGGGGCGAGAGGAGGAAGCAGAGTCCAGGAGGAGGTCCAAGGAGCCTCCGGCGTCCTACAACATGCACATTCCTGATAGGCTGACGTACACAG CCCCTGATTTGAGTCCCAGGCCGCAGTTTACGTCGTCCAAGCCGGCAAACTCCCCCCCGCCAACCCTGGAGACATGCTGGGAACACCAGACCTACCGCGAGGGGGAGTTCTTCCACGGAGAACCCCTGCAT AGTCCGATGAGGCGGTCGTACAGCGACCAGGGCCTAGGTAGGACGCCGCCCGGGACGCCAACTCACCTCAAACACGTCGGGGCGCTGCACGTGCACCTGGCCAGCCC GTTTAATTACCCAGAAACCCCAGCGCGGGTGAGGCCAGCGGCCGAGGCTTCAGGTCCGGTAAACAAGGGCGTGTCCAGGAAAAG agccacGGAGAGCTGGAGTCAGGACGATGAGGGCGGGGCCGTGGTGGAGTTCATCGTCCTCAGGAGACAG GTCCTGAAGATGAGCCGACGACTGGCCGGCCTGGAGCGGCAGAACACTGAGCGGAGGAACACAGAGGCGCTGCtcttctccctgctcctctcggCCTGTCTGCTCAACGGCTGGCTCTGGATCCGCAGATAA
- the LOC115547007 gene encoding mitochondrial fission factor isoform X2, whose amino-acid sequence MASFSPYLAEAMHVPGRDRGFSESINHNMQVPDRLAVGGGQPSARGREEEAESRRRSKEPPASYNMHIPDRLTYTAPDLSPRPQFTSSKPANSPPPTLETCWEHQTYREGEFFHGEPLHSPMRRSYSDQGLGRTPPGTPTHLKHVGALHVHLASPPRPGGSVCQYPAVPGPAMEVQALPEPPPGLLSPYPLLQGAWLLGQQASQRLLQAVGHKYRFNYPETPARVRPAAEASGPVNKGVSRKRATESWSQDDEGGAVVEFIVLRRQVLKMSRRLAGLERQNTERRNTEALLFSLLLSACLLNGWLWIRR is encoded by the exons ATGGCATCCTTCTCCCCGTACCTGGCGGAGGCCATGCACGTTCCAGGCCGGGACCGGGGCTTCTCCGAGTCCATCAACCACAACATGCAGGTCCCAGACCGCCTGGCCGTAGGGGGCGGCCAACCCAGCGCCCGGGGGCGAGAGGAGGAAGCAGAGTCCAGGAGGAGGTCCAAGGAGCCTCCGGCGTCCTACAACATGCACATTCCTGATAGGCTGACGTACACAG CCCCTGATTTGAGTCCCAGGCCGCAGTTTACGTCGTCCAAGCCGGCAAACTCCCCCCCGCCAACCCTGGAGACATGCTGGGAACACCAGACCTACCGCGAGGGGGAGTTCTTCCACGGAGAACCCCTGCAT AGTCCGATGAGGCGGTCGTACAGCGACCAGGGCCTAGGTAGGACGCCGCCCGGGACGCCAACTCACCTCAAACACGTCGGGGCGCTGCACGTGCACCTGGCCAGCCC tCCCCGACCCGGGGGGTCAGTCTGTCAGTACCCCGCGGTCCCCGGTCCTGCTATGGAGGTACAGGCTCtgccagagcccccccccggtCTCCTGTCCCCTTACCCTCTGCTGCAGGGGGCCTGGCTGCTGGGCCAGCAGGCCTCACAGCGCCTCCTGCAGGCCGTCGGCCACAAGTACAG GTTTAATTACCCAGAAACCCCAGCGCGGGTGAGGCCAGCGGCCGAGGCTTCAGGTCCGGTAAACAAGGGCGTGTCCAGGAAAAG agccacGGAGAGCTGGAGTCAGGACGATGAGGGCGGGGCCGTGGTGGAGTTCATCGTCCTCAGGAGACAG GTCCTGAAGATGAGCCGACGACTGGCCGGCCTGGAGCGGCAGAACACTGAGCGGAGGAACACAGAGGCGCTGCtcttctccctgctcctctcggCCTGTCTGCTCAACGGCTGGCTCTGGATCCGCAGATAA